The nucleotide sequence TCCTTCGATACTCACCTAGTCCCTTTCCTCAGAAGAGACCTTGCTTCCATACTCCCCATTGCCGCCCCTTGAACCTCTCTGTCTCCCGGTCACATTTATTCAATATGCAAGGCATGACTAGAGGGTGGGACAGTCAAGTGAGGAGTGGGGGGTAGGCTGCAAGACTCAGGCCCATTGTTTTAGAAACAATGCCATTAGGCATCTGGTggttttttattcattcattcattcattcattcattcaatttagatcctgcccttcctcttgagGGAGCCCAAGGTGACAAGcacatcaataacaacaacaacaacaataataacattcTGAAACTAGTTAAAAACATTATCTCATCCATTGATCTCAGGGTTGccatttcagccatcaaatgcttgcTTACACAGGAATGTGTTTAAATTTCTCCAGAAAGTCAATAACGAGGGAGACAGACGCAGCTCACCAGGCAGCAAATTCCGCAAGCaaggaaccaccactgaaaaggccctgttacTGGTCAACACAAACTGGGCAGCCCCCAATGGTGGCACTACTAGTAAGGCCTCATCTGCTGATtggttggtcactatgagaagaggatgctggattagaggggcctttggcctgatccagcaggtctcttcttatgcTCACCATACCACAGAGGTGATGTATGAGAACTTCATGGGATTCAGAACCCTCTCAAAGCATCACTGAGAATCACCCCCAAATTTGGTAGCAACCCCCACCCTCGCCTTCATGGGATTATCCCATGAAAAATAGTCTCACCTCCTGTTCCAATTTCCCAGACTCTCGTTGTCTCAGTAAAAAAGCTTCTGCAAGGGCCACCGCCTGGTCACAGGACTGAGGGCAACCAGCCTTGACCCAGCTCTGGAGCTCCGATGGCAAGatggccaggaactgctccaggatcaccaactccaggatctgctccttggTGTGCCTCTCCGGCTTCAGCCACCGGTGGCAGAGGTACCAGAGGCGACTACAGGCCTCACGGGGCCCCTCGACCTCCTGATAGCGGAACTCCCTGAAGAGCGTCCGCTGCATGTCCATGGTGACAGAGTCATCTCCCAGGAGATCCTCCTTTGCTTTCCAGTAATCCTCCATCTTTCTGATATCTGTCTTAGTGGCTTCTTCTTGAGCTTCACCACTGAAAACCGGCAGCCCCCTGGATTTCTGGTAAGCATCTGCCACTCCTTGAAAGGAGGCCAGGATAGCTTTGGTATTTTCCCAAGGTGCACATCCTGATAACGGGGGGGTTCTCCATTCATAGTGAGGGAACCGCGTTCCTTTCAGGGCCTCAGATGACTCTAAATGCTTCAATGGCTTTCCAGCCAAGTCATCCATAACCAGCTCTGGGGCCTCCCTTTTCAGGAAATCCTTATTCTCCTCAGCCTTGACTTCGTGAGGGGCTCTTCCTGGTCTCTCTGCTGCCACTCCAAGCTCACGGTCTGCTTGACCTCCCTCTTCTAGCTGCTCCTTGGCCTCAACCTCCTGTTGCAACAGAGCTTGGAATTGGAGACCAACACTTGCCGTCTTCTCTTTGTCAGCTGCCATTTTGTATTTCAGCTTAACCTCAGCATGGGACGCCTTGGGAAAACATATTTAATTGAAAATGCCCCTCCCCAAGGGTGCAGCCTCTGACTATCTGCCCATGCATAGGCCAGGTCCATGAGATCCATGGAGCATTTTTTTGGTGGCCATGAAGAACAGGGATCTCTCAAGAAAACAAGATGTTTCACAAGAAGAGCTGTTGAAGAGGACTTACCCTGAGAAAGAGACAGACATTCAAAAAATATGGGAATGTAAGAGCTATTCAGTGCACAttttaatcagtcatggcttcccccaaagaatcctgggaagggtgctgagagttgttaagtgaccccctatttcccctcacagagctaccattgccagagttctctgggaaggactgactgttaaaccactctgatgcATATAGttttgtgagaggaataggagtctctcctaactactctcagcacccttcacaaactacacttcccaggattctttggggggaatccATGACCGACTGAAGAGGAATAATAGCggaacaaatgtatggtgtgaatgaagCCACAGTCTAAGCTTCGTGTAAgctttgcacaagcaaatcaagatggatgctcaataaagaccggcTATTGTCTAACCCAGCAGTTCTCCAACTTTTTCCCCCCATCTTGGCggactgtttttatgatttttctgcctgttgtagcaatcgcAATGCTACGTTAtgtaaaattatattaaaattatTACAATATAAAAGATGAAATCATTACAATGAGGGTACTACAAACACTGAATAGAAGAAATATAAAGTTGTTTGCGTTAGCAACACCATGGGAAGAGTGTTTGCAGCTACGCCACCCCCTGCCTTTGGTAACCTTGTCTAAGATGTTGCTGCAGGAGAGATTGTAAGTAACACCACAAATGATGaaatgattctttggggaaactgaGGCCTAGACCAGTAGCTCCCAAAGTTTTTTCTCCACGGACCGCTTTAAAGTAGCTGATTGTCTTGGTGGACAattgaatgatttttctgcctattgtagcaattatcATGCCTTGTGCTAGACACTGTATGaatttttttgctgcttttatttcttacacggTATTAGTTTGTGAATTCAAATTGCAGcgcaataaaatgcaacataagaaagacaagtagcaataaaaatacaattaaaaatcagtatgaatattttgATGCGGACACGCCACAGACcagctgaatgaagcttgcggaccactggtggcctacggaccacagtttgggaatcccagtctagctgctgcgcaagctttgtgaaagcaaatcaggatggatgctcaatcAAAACAGGTCTGGAAAGGCCCATAGTGGAGAGCATGTATAATAGAGAAGAGGCTTTCTGTCTGTCTCATAAATGCAGGAcacaccattatttatttatttatgacatttataccccacctttctttccatgatagaaacccaaggcggctgacatatggttcccaggcggtctcccatccaagcactgacctcAGCAGGGAGCtgcccttatgtgccttcagaccatagctgaTTTGGACCTCTCGTGCAACAGACCCActtcccaaaagatcagactttttgcaataaggaaagggaCGGGGAAATGCACACCGGAAAGTGTGCGATGACATTTGCTTTGACATAACGTCACCTAatctccccgcaaacaaatcagggcaaatgctcattaaatagcaaaTGTGGGCTAATTTCCGTGCAGGCACCTTTGGACGAATGCACAACAAACagggacatgggaagctgccttatactgagtcagaccattggtccatctagctcagtactgtctgcgctgactggcagcagctctccagagtttcagacagggagacaCTCCcaagccctacccggagatgctgtgggatgaacctgggaccttctgcatgcaaggcagatgccccgccactgagctagggccctttgCAACAGGTCATCTTGGTCATTAAGGGGCATGCTAACCCAGCAGAGGGCAgcttgtatagcacagtggggaggacagcctggctgggagtccagagtctgtgagttcaaatccccgctcgtgtctcctgggcatcaagggccagctaaagatcaccccacagggagtggctcaggggttacataccctgccacctgtgcagctgtgggcaggctgcatagtcccaaggagcccagttgcccccagctggcagttgcagacaaggaaggggctggcttgtgtagctgtggcaagctgagcaggccctagccagctggggaggactagcctcagagggaggcaatggtaaccccctctgaataccccttaccatgaaaaccctattcatagggtagccataaatcgggatcgacttgaaggcaggccatttccattttaaccCTGCAGACACAACCTTTATAAATGCTATTGGCCAGTCTAACCGGAAAAAGGTTGAGTCTATATTTTCCCCCCAGTTAGCGGTACCTATGCTCCCTGAACGGGGCAATGAACTCAAGGTCTTCCTGCACGCAAAATCCTATTTTTCCCAGACCCGCGGCCCTGGAGCGCTTCAAGATGCCTCTTCTGTTCTGCGGTGTtatgtgaaagaaagaaaaaagaaaggctgCCTTGCCTTGGGCCACACGGACCGGGCTCCCTGcagtcccctccccccaaaacgtGCACATCAGGATCAGGCTTGTACCTGTGCAATAAGATGGCATCGCTCCCTTACTCAGTTTTTCAAAGCCAACCAAAAAAAAAACGgggggaaaaggaagaagaaatgtTCATTGGCAAGTATCAGTGCAAGAGGCCaatctccactcagtcttccagCAGGGCTCCTTTGCGTCCACTCTGGGAATAGAAGCTCTCTTGTCCGTTTAACCCTTCAGAGGACCTCTTcattcaattaataaataaaagaacaaaggaaaggaaagagacaGGCGGATCGAGACTGGCTAACTGAAGGCTGTCAGCTGCTGCCGTCCGTTTCAGTTGTTGACTTCCCTTGGCAGGGCGCCTGGAGCCTTCAACAGCTGCTTTTTTGGAGAGGCAGAAATTTAACGGGTGCAGCTCTCGCTCTCCCGCACCTCCTCGGCCCCAACCTCAGGTGGAGAGGTGCCTGGGATGGATGCAATGACAAATGCGGGGGGGGGTTGTTCTcccaggggaggggagaagagagggaacgGAAAGGCAAGCCTTGCCAATTGCAATACGCATAGCAGCAGAATGGGCATGCACGCGGTGGGGGAGTGGTGCGCGACGTAAGCACAgatgggttgccaacttttttctcctggcagggctcttgtgccttgtGTCGCGGGAGAGGATGaaaagcaggaatggaacagcgaGAGCTGAAAGAAGGGGCTTGCGTTTTTTAAATTGATTGACccacttctctccccctcctttcctgtccCTTCTTAATACGTCTTGACTTTATTCTCAGACTGTAACGCTGCAAACAAGGCCCgtgttgtttttaactcattcccacaagaggcggtgatggccaccaacttggatggctttaatagaGGATTAGGCAAACAcagggaggataagactatctgtggctcctagccatgatggctttgctctgccaccatagtctaAAAAACAGTTGCCGCAAGCCGCAACAGTGCtctttacactcaggtcctgcttgcgggtcttccccctggggcatctggttggccatagaatcatagaatagtagagttggaaggcgcctataaggccatcgagtccaaccccgtgagaacaggatgctggactagatgggccactggcctgatccagaaggtctcttatgttcttaccactATGGATATATACGTGCGTATGTGGCCTTCCACCCATTCAGCCTTCCTCACAAACATAGCCACCCACTCTCACCCAGCCTTCCGCCCTTCCCATGCATGCAGCCttccactgtctctctctcacacacatacagccTTCCATCCGCTGAcactctttctctcacacacacacccctctctccattAGGAGCTGAGGATACCATGCTATGCACCTGATGGAGTAAACTGtagtctagagatgtgaaggcccagaaaaattcaggaaaaaagagttttttcctgtttttttccaaagccttgtttattttctgaaaaattggaaaaattgaaaaaaatgaagaaaatatggattattgaatgttttattttagcatgacgaataaaatgtttcactgaatcttggCCCCGccacccctttttctcagttctttttatgggaatggatgctttatgtctgcttgacactggaggactagcggagacaaataattttctttgttattaatgttgatggtttctactgtttttttaaattgttttttgcctgctcataAACgtaagaggttccttacagttcaggatctggtagatccatttgttacaaaaaaaagtaaaaattttaagaagtaaattccatttgtaataattgtttgaataaaatgtacttttaatataccaaatgtgataattttatgccaaactaacttgtacataattacatttgatgttcctgaagtaacaaagtgactttcaattgtgctaatattgcattttcccAATTTTCCCAATTTCTTTTCTGAAAAACACCCGGGGGAAAGTTTTTTTCCAtgtcttcaaaatttccagaaattttacatctctgttCTAGTCCATgtaagcttatgccataataacttTGTTAGCCTTTCAGATGCCACAAGTCACTTTGCTGAGTATCCTCAAGACGAGAAAGGTGTCAGTACACAGACGGAAACCTATGGGTGAATTTACTCCTTCAGCACTTCAAAATTAGGCCCAGGCAACCTCCCGAGCAGGATCGTAAGGGATGCTCATCCcctcagcttcactgaatgaaaAGGAGCCACAGGAAACCTCTCACAGACAGGCCCAATTATTAGgcacttcttaattttttttaattagtttCTATCATATACTATATCCTCTTATTGTTACAAGCAGGAGAGGACAGGATGTCATCATTCTCCAGAGTCAGAAATGAAAAGCAGGATTTCACCCCAAAGAAGCAATGAAATGTCAAATTTAATGAAGAACACAAAtgataccccccccaaaaaaacccaactaCCTACTACTAGCCAATGCACATGCACAAACCCAACGGACTCCACCCCCTTCCATTAACTACCTAGAAAcatcatttgttcattcattctaGTGCATCGCTTAAAGAGGCTAATCCCGAGAGACGGTTGGCTTCACTGGCATGCCACAAACGCGCCAGCTCTTCCATCGCCAGGCCAAGACCTTTTATAATGAAGGGGTTTGCACACAGCCATTTGCCCCAGGggtggagagcctgtggccccccagatgtcgttggactccattatccttgaccactggccatattgGCTGCCGGGACTGATGTGAGTGGTAGCCCAGCAGCCCTCCCTAACTTGTTGCCCAtcggaggatgctggactacaactcccagccaaCGCGGTAGCcagaaacaactggagggcaaaagggtgggggtgggaaggctggtttagaggcACATTCACTTTCCGCCAACATGGCGACCTCCACaactcccagcatggccaatagtcagggacgatgggagccatccctgaccattggccatactggctaacaggtctgatgggagctggagtccagcaacagctggagggccacaggttccccatccaggcCCAGAGCCAGCCTAACAGTTCGAGGGGGGGCACCAAAAAAATAGGGGGCCTGGAAAGATTATGCAATAAAGTTATTTGTTATGAAAAAAATTAGGGGGACAGAAAAGTTTTAGGGGGATGGACCCCCCTAGACACTCCCCCTGGCTACGGGCCTGTCCCATCCCTGATTTTACCCCActgaccagggccggttctaaagggcggccaggctgggcactggcccgagggccctggagctacaggagcccctgaggggccctccgcaaTCCGTGCCCCCCCCACACCCAACTTACCTGTCagtcggctttttagcattgcccttaatgaagatggcggctgcagcttccctaaggtactgaagccgctaccaccatcttagttgatagcagagatgtgcgtgcgtagcatgcccgtgtgccatcaacaaagatggcggtggaggcttcattccccttagggaaaccgtggccgccatcttcattaagggcaatggtacacgcggttgcacacacacacacaccaaccagggggccagggcaagctgatgcccaagggcccccgcatgcctggagccggccctgccactGACACTTATGGTGGCGTACAGGTATGCTGGGGATCAGTCTATAGGGTGTGAAGAACATTTTTGCCACTCCCCTACTCAGAGGTGAGAGTGGGAGACCATCCCTTGGTATGTCTGTAGCTCCACGGGGGAGCTTCCCATCTGGTTACAGGCAGTAGATTATCATGGGAGGGGTAATGAAGCCTCTTCCAATCTAGTgccctcccaactcccatcaccactgACCACTGGCGTCATAGGCGTTGGGTACTCCAAAACGTCTGAAGGGCATCAGGCTGGGTTATAGGCATACACTGCAGTGGGCTACTGTGGGGTAAATCCAGgacagggaagctgtggcctttcagatgtaaTGGAAAAACCACGGTTTCCCAATTTATGGGGAAAAGTCTGCATCAGCCTTAAGATCACAGGCTCTTCCCACTCCCTTCCCCTGTTATGTTCAGAGCCAAGAGGAGATCAGAGACATCCACTTCTGCTTTTGAACAGGAGCACAGATCCCCATTATGTCCAAACttggggaaactgtggtttgctcGAGATGGGgaaaccatggccctccagatgctgcttgcctgcaactcccaacagccctgaCCACtgaatgtgctggctggggctgacaggagttagcagtccagcaacatctggagggtcacagcttcccTACCACTGGAGTAAATGGTTGCCTATAtaaccaccccaccaccaccccggaGTGAAGGCATTCGGTGATGCTCCCAAGTTTTTACAAGGCTTCCTCGGGCGGtggtggcagctgctgctgctgctgctgctgctgctcctcctccagtCTCTGCATGTTCAGAGCTTCTCGCATGTGGATCTTCTGATGCTTCACCAGGACCGTACGGTGAGTGAACCTTTTCCCGCAGGTTGTGCACTGGTGTGGCCTCTCCCCCGTGTGGACTTTCTGGTGCCGGATGTGGacagctcggtcagagaaacaCTTCCCGCATGTGGCACACTTGAAGGGCTTCTCACCCGTGTGGGTCCTCTGGTGCACCATGAGGATCTGCCACTGGCTGAAGCTTTTCCCGCACTCCGAGCAAGTGTACGGCCTCTCCCCCGTGTGGACCCGGTGATGCTTGACGAGCTGGGAGGAAGTGTTGAAGGATTTCTCACAGTCCGGGCACTTAaagggcttctcccctgtgtgggagCCCTCATGTTTCCTGAGGCTCGAGCTCCGACTGAACCCCTCTCCGCACTGCGAGCATTTGAAGGGCTTCTCCTTCACATGGACCTTCTGGTGGTTGAGAAGCTGCGATTTCTGAGTGAAGGTCTTGTTGCACTCCAAGCAGCTGAACAGTTCCTTTTCGATATGGACTCGGTAATGCCTGGTGAGGACCGAGCTGACAGTAAAGCTCTTCCCACACTGATCACATGTGTAGGgcctctcccctgtgtgggtcctTTCATGCGCAACCAGGGTGGATTTAAAGCTAAAGCATTTCCCACAGTTCTGGCACATGAAcggcttctcacctgtgtgggttctctgatgTGCAGCAAGGACGGTGCTCCGACTGAAGGTCTTCCCGCACACTCCGCATGTCTTCTTCCCTCTGCTTCTACGCCTCCTCTTGACGACGACAGTTTGGCTTTGGTCTCCATCCTCGCCAGCACGAGGAACAATCTCAACCACTCTCTGCTCTTGGCagttctccttcctcttctctggTCCATCATTACTCAAAGAAGCTTCTCTGTCCTCTTGTGACCAAGGGAGCCTCTCCCAGGGCTCACAAAGCTTTGCTGGCTCAGGATCTTCCAGCTGAGGGTCTTCCTGCCTGGTCTCAATCACCCACTCATCACCTGCTGGGAGAGAGTAGAATCTGAGAAGCTACACAAGAACATAGAGTAGAGCCCTGCCTGAACagagcaaaggtccatctaatccagcgtcTGGCTTACTGCAGCCCCTAGCCAGATTTTACATACTTAAGATATTTTGAGGCTACTTTTCCAAACAGTGTCTGTCCGACGCAGGTTCGAACAGTAAGGGTTGCATCCAATAATGGTACGCAACATGCCCCATCAGCGCAACAGAacatcccccctctccttcctctgtgtgcaccctaaatctgttctaggagttccTCCCACCCTTCAGAGAAGATCTGGGGAGGCCGCGGGGCATGTGTGGGAGGAAGAGTCGTTTTAGTAGCTAAGTTGAAGCTGAAATTGTGTTTTCTACCTTTGCCATATTGACTAGTTGTGTAATAGGATTGTTataatatgttatgttatattcaTAGTGTTGGTATGGCTTTTGTGCTGCTGCTACATCTGCCATTTGTTATTTTCTCTACTGTTGTATTATTTCGCTTGAAATTGTTCTTGCAgttgtttgacttgctgtaagctatttcataCGCAGCgcgtttttgttttcctttatgtacgtcgctttgagtcccatttttggaaaaaagcaactaataaatgctattaataataataataataataaaatcccaCTGCACAAGCGGAAGTCCTTGCTTTGCTCGGATACCGCCCTAAAAGCTTAACAAAGCGTCCACagtaaaaaaattaacaaaatgtCAACAATGCAAATAAATCATCAACAtcgtgatgctgctgctgctttcatgCTATTTTTGACTGCAGTTGCTTTTAAACACCAGCCATAACACCGACGGTGGCTTGCTTCTATTGCTGTTTGGTAGGCCACCTTGACCTATTCGAGGAACAACGGGGATACAAGTATCAAAAACAAATAGATAAATTGTCataagcattggggggggggggaagggatccTGGCTCAAGCAATCACTTTCCAAGGGAGGCAAGctttaggacagggatggggaacctcaggcctgaggctTGAATGAGGCCCTCTAGAcatttctatctggccctctgggctcttcccaggccatgccccctcaccGGTCCTGCTCTCCCCGCTCTTTaagagtggttttgcctggctagaacgtGCCCTTGAGCTGCGACAATGCCTctccttgcctggatggggaaCTGAGAAGAGCGTATTGTAGAAGGCTCAggctttttgcatggctggaacgcAGCCTCCTGTACAAGGGGAAGAGCCGCATTCagggctccacccacttttgcctctggcccctcccatgTTTGcactggagcagaatgctggcagaagctgaacgTTAACAGGATCCCTGTCCAAGGAGCACGCTTTACCCTGGATACAGTCACGCTGAGACTCTGTTCTTAAGAAAACAATAAAGCTGACATTTatttgtggaatgcactccccgaCGAGGTCCGCCTGAGCCtttgttgacatctttttggtgccaggtaaagacttatcccCTCACCCCCGGCTCTGTTATTAGGGCACTGCCCAAACCTCCTATGGCCCCATGGGGGTAGTGGTTGTTGTcatggtatgatatatttatatgtgtttttaataatgttgtacgtagtttggagacctttgggtaacaagtaaccaacaaatgttattattattattattattggaattaCATACTGGACAAGAAAGATCCTAGGTCTAGCTAGGCAAAGCTGGAGACACAGATAGCCAGGCTTGGTCTTGGCTCTCTACAGGGCagagagacaaaaggaaaagATGTCTCCCCTCCCAAAGTGGGACAACAAATGAGGGAGGACTCGGGAAATGAGGTCCGTGACCCCTAAGCGTCTCAGCCTAGCATccctgaaggaaggtcagcacaggttaggtcagaaagacagtctaggaagcacggaggttcctctctctctctctctctctctccccttccccgtGCAAACCCACCAGCCTCTCAGTACAAGCTGAGTTacaccccagcatctccaacagcccactactggcatgtgactcccctcccccagaaGGCTCCCCTAAAGGAAATttggcctgcaggaagaaggaaatgtcccccaccccctgctttaAGTTCATCTGCGTCTCCCTCTGGGGTGCTCCTGCAACTCCTTTTGAGCAGATACAACAACGGGCACCCATTTCTTGCAGGTTCTGGAGACTGCATACTGAATCTGAAAACTATCAGGCACTGGGGAAGGAGCTAGAGACAAAGCCCTTTCCCGCCCCCACctccaaaaaaagaaaggaaagagtgAAGGAAAAAGAAGAGGAGGGAACCCTTACCCTCCGAATCAGTGTTGCCGTCACCCTCCTGCTTGGCCTTGGCGCAAAGCGGCTTCTCTTCAGCGCCTGCTGGAGGTGGCTCAGCCGTGGGGAAATTCAAACCCACCGCCTGGATCAACGGTGGCCCCTGAAATAGCAGCAAAAGGGTGCATTCACGACTGAGGAAgcggagcaggaaggagggatgCCAAGTATGCCTCTGAGAActggctgctgggaatcacaagcggggaagagtgttgctgttgcactccagtcctgctcgtgggcttcccggGGCTACGTCTGGTTGgccgccactgtgagaacaggatgctggactctagagcactgttcttcaaccgtgggtccccagatgttgttgtactacagctcccatcatccttggctgttGGCTAAGCTGGATAGGGTTGATGGGTGTTGTAAtaaaacaacatctggggacccaagggtcGAAGAACAGTGCTTTAGATGGGCCTCTGATCCAGCACCAAAGCTCTTCCTTACGTTCTTATGAATCCCAACCCAAAGATATGGGCGGTAtggtcagggccggcaccagacatgccggggcccttgggcacctgcTTGCACCGGCACGCTTGTGcgcctacctgtctctcgcaggaagagagcttcttccgcccacctgtttgctggctccgtctctcctgtcttttgtggctgcgtggGCTGCTACGCACACGCAtcactaccatcaaccaagatggcggtggaggcttcagccccttaaggaaacctcggctgccatcttggttaatggcagtcctgcggaCGCAGCCTCAAAACGCAGGAGagacgggtaggtggagccagcgaacgaACGggtgggcggaagaagctccctccctgtgatccgcggCAACTACTTTCCCACAGATCACAaaaaaggagcgctactcctcccccacccaattgagaggcccctcaggggcctctttGGTtctaggggccctcggccagggcctgacctggccgtcctttggaaccggccctgggtatGGTACTTTGAATGAGAGGCAGAGGTGTCAATGAATTTAACGCTGTTGGTGCTTCTTCACACGTAACATATGACGTTCGCTCCCACATGCAGTactggtggccaccaacttggatgcatttaaaagaggattagacaaattcatggagggtaaagaCTGTCAGCAGCTACTAACCATGATAGCCATGCTctgtgcctccactgttggaagcattaTGACTCcacatgccagttgctgggaatcacaggtgagcAGAGCGGGTCCTTGGGTTTGcatcctgcttgtggcctttccTTTGGGGcatcagttggccactgtgaaaacaggatgctggacttgaacgagccacttgcctgatccagcacggCTGTTCttacattttcttcttcttgatTTTGGTGGTCACCCCTTCCCCCTGCTCCTTCTTACACAGAATGCAACCACTGGTTCATGCAGCCCAGtgttgcct is from Rhineura floridana isolate rRhiFlo1 chromosome 3, rRhiFlo1.hap2, whole genome shotgun sequence and encodes:
- the LOC133378929 gene encoding uncharacterized protein LOC133378929 → MRHKMVPEKGESQNVGFQDQALSDQGAPRRGQLPEEKRRRAESEPGGASEGAGRTSPELKAKNDEGPVKKEASVKATSEPGERRLKYLDPRAALKTMQSRNAGWGSPEPLESEPWENSKACLASLEGAAEAYRRFKGLADLSRESHGDCRRSESPKMVDDKKAREELLRDDSVTMDVQRTLFREFRYQEVEGPREACSRLWYLCHRWLKPERHTKEQILELVILEQFLAILPSELQSWVKAGCPQSCDQAVALAEDFAPRRRGNRCLEREGPPLIQAVGLNFPTAEPPPAGAEEKPLCAKAKQEGDGNTDSEGDEWVIETRQEDPQLEDPEPAKLCEPWERLPWSQEDREASLSNDGPEKRKENCQEQRVVEIVPRAGEDGDQSQTVVVKRRRRSRGKKTCGVCGKTFSRSTVLAAHQRTHTGEKPFMCQNCGKCFSFKSTLVAHERTHTGERPYTCDQCGKSFTVSSVLTRHYRVHIEKELFSCLECNKTFTQKSQLLNHQKVHVKEKPFKCSQCGEGFSRSSSLRKHEGSHTGEKPFKCPDCEKSFNTSSQLVKHHRVHTGERPYTCSECGKSFSQWQILMVHQRTHTGEKPFKCATCGKCFSDRAVHIRHQKVHTGERPHQCTTCGKRFTHRTVLVKHQKIHMREALNMQRLEEEQQQQQQQQLPPPPEEALPKASHAEVKLKYKMAADKEKTASVGLQFQALLQQEVEAKEQLEEGGQADRELGVAAERPGRAPHEVKAEENKDFLKREAPELVMDDLAGKPLKHLESSEALKGTRFPHYEWRTPPLSGCAPWENTKAILASFQGVADAYQKSRGLPVFSGEAQEEATKTDIRKMEDYWKAKEDLLGDDSVTMDMQRTLFREFRYQEVEGPREACSRLWYLCHRWLKPERHTKEQILELVILEQFLAILPSELQSWVKAGCPQSCDQAVALAEAFLLRQRESGKLEQEGSALVQEVDLNLHTAEQPPPVPEEKQLCSVAKQEGDSDTSSPTGDEWMTESKEEKSQLENTEPAKICRTSWGSLPWTQEGGKASASYGGSERGRKNYLAPRVDVFFPYLGESGERSQTVVVKRRRRSRGEKVCGVCGRSFSRTTVLVAHQRTHTGEKPFMCKDCGKCFSLKSTLVAHERTHTGERPYTCSQCGKSFTVSSDLTRHYRIHIGEKPFNCLECDKSFSRKTQLLNHQKVHTREKPYKCSQCGESFSRSSSLMIHEGSHTGEKPFKCPDCDKSFNTSSQLVKHHRVHTGERPYTCSECGKSFSQRQILMVHQRIHTGEKPFKCATCGKCFCDRAVLIRHQKVHTGERPHQCITCGKSFSHRAVLVRHQKIHTREALNMLTLEEEPPPRKAS